In Capillimicrobium parvum, a genomic segment contains:
- a CDS encoding polyprenol monophosphomannose synthase codes for MHGPPSGPPWLVLPTYDEAPNIEAIVRAAHQVLSEAAPEGFRILVVDDDSPDGTGVIADRLAAELAEVAVLHRRAREGLGPAYLAGFDHALDAGAGYVLEMDADFSHDPADLPRLLDAVRSGRADLALGSRYVDGGGVQDWSLLRRLVSRGGSAYAAAMLSLPQRDLTGGFKCFRREVLETIDLPSVRSKGYAFQVELTYRATLAGFRVLEVPIVFRDRVRGQSKMSWRIATEAAWLVPQLRRRG; via the coding sequence ATGCACGGTCCCCCCTCCGGCCCGCCGTGGCTCGTCCTGCCCACCTACGACGAGGCCCCGAACATCGAAGCGATCGTGCGCGCCGCCCATCAGGTGCTCTCGGAGGCCGCGCCGGAGGGCTTCCGGATCCTCGTCGTCGACGACGACTCGCCCGACGGGACGGGCGTGATCGCCGACCGGCTGGCCGCCGAGCTGGCCGAGGTCGCGGTCCTGCATCGTCGCGCGCGCGAGGGCCTCGGGCCCGCGTATCTCGCCGGCTTCGACCACGCGCTGGACGCGGGCGCGGGCTACGTGCTCGAGATGGACGCCGACTTCTCGCACGACCCCGCCGACCTCCCGCGGCTGCTGGACGCCGTGCGCTCGGGCCGCGCCGACCTCGCGCTCGGCTCGCGCTACGTCGACGGCGGCGGCGTGCAGGACTGGAGCCTGCTGCGGCGGCTCGTGTCCCGCGGCGGGTCGGCGTACGCCGCGGCCATGCTCTCGCTGCCCCAGCGCGACCTCACCGGCGGCTTCAAGTGCTTCCGGCGCGAGGTGCTCGAGACGATCGACCTGCCGAGCGTGCGCTCGAAGGGCTATGCGTTCCAGGTCGAGCTGACCTACCGCGCCACCCTCGCGGGGTTTCGCGTGCTCGAGGTCCCGATCGTTTTCCGCGACCGCGTTCGCGGGCAATCCAAGATGAGCTGGCGGATCGCGACGGAGGCGGCGTGGCTGGTGCCGCAGCTGAGGCGCCGCGGCTGA
- the trxA gene encoding thioredoxin: MAALQDVTDANFQAEVIEASDPVLVDFWAPWCGPCRVVGPVLEEIAEERNLRVVKLNVDDNQETAAKYEVLSIPTMILFKNGAVATKIIGAYPKRKLEKELEPALA; the protein is encoded by the coding sequence ATGGCAGCGCTCCAGGACGTCACCGACGCGAACTTCCAGGCGGAGGTCATCGAGGCCAGCGACCCTGTGCTGGTCGACTTCTGGGCGCCCTGGTGCGGGCCGTGCCGCGTGGTCGGCCCGGTGCTCGAGGAGATCGCCGAGGAGCGCAACCTGCGCGTCGTCAAGCTCAACGTCGACGACAACCAGGAGACCGCCGCCAAGTACGAGGTCCTCTCGATCCCGACCATGATCCTCTTCAAGAACGGGGCGGTCGCCACGAAGATCATCGGCGCCTACCCAAAGCGCAAGCTCGAGAAGGAGCTCGAGCCCGCACTCGCCTAG
- a CDS encoding dienelactone hydrolase family protein codes for MIERDVRIGTPDGPMEAYVAHPDDGAPFAAVVVYMAAPGLTDGLRGIVRRLADEGYLAVAPDLYHRFGDGITFGPDDRDAMMQMLSRLGDDMVLRDTEGVLTFLDGDARAADAPLGCIGFCMGGRFVVRAVSAFPERFAAGAALHPTALLQEDSPDSPHIGLARATAELYFGFGGADAMVPPAHQDAVREQVEAHGLAATIDVHDGAEHGFMLPGARYQEAAAARSWERTLELFGRALGGG; via the coding sequence ATGATCGAGCGAGACGTCCGCATCGGCACGCCGGACGGGCCGATGGAGGCGTACGTGGCCCATCCGGACGACGGGGCGCCGTTTGCCGCCGTGGTCGTCTACATGGCGGCGCCGGGGCTCACCGACGGGCTGCGTGGCATCGTCCGGCGGCTGGCCGACGAGGGCTACCTCGCGGTGGCGCCCGACCTGTACCACCGCTTCGGCGACGGCATCACGTTCGGCCCGGACGATCGCGACGCGATGATGCAGATGCTGAGCCGGCTGGGCGACGACATGGTCCTGCGCGACACCGAGGGCGTGCTCACGTTCCTCGACGGCGATGCGCGGGCCGCGGACGCGCCGCTCGGCTGCATCGGGTTCTGCATGGGCGGGCGCTTCGTGGTGCGGGCGGTGAGCGCGTTCCCGGAGCGCTTCGCGGCGGGCGCGGCGCTGCACCCGACCGCGCTGCTGCAGGAGGACTCGCCGGACTCGCCGCACATCGGGCTCGCCCGGGCGACGGCGGAGCTGTACTTCGGCTTCGGCGGCGCGGACGCGATGGTGCCGCCCGCGCACCAGGACGCGGTGCGCGAGCAGGTCGAGGCGCACGGCCTCGCCGCGACCATCGACGTCCACGACGGCGCCGAGCACGGCTTCATGCTGCCGGGCGCGCGCTACCAGGAGGCCGCGGCGGCTCGCTCCTGGGAGCGCACGCTCGAGCTGTTCGGGCGCGCCCTCGGCGGCGGCTGA
- the nudC gene encoding NAD(+) diphosphatase, with amino-acid sequence MPTRTNTFAGADLDRAAARRADPAWLERALADPGARAVLTVGGEPVVTGEPRPLPADDWDVDALEAPAADAPSPLLAPLADAEPLEGTAPVLLGVRDGAPLFAVETAIAPVEGRAVSLRELAPVVGQADGGLIAFAVAMGNWHRRHRFCANCGAPTEPREGGFVRVCPVCRAQHHPRTDPVVIMLVMDGDRALLGRQAAWPAGRYSALAGFVEPGESLEESVAREVWEEAGVRVDDVRYHSSQPWPFPASLMLGFTCRYAGGEPVAADGELQDIRWFAREELRAGSLALPPRLAIARTLIDHWVGEGDAR; translated from the coding sequence GTGCCCACCCGGACGAACACCTTCGCCGGCGCGGACCTCGACCGCGCCGCCGCCCGCCGCGCCGACCCGGCCTGGCTCGAACGGGCGCTCGCCGATCCCGGCGCCCGCGCCGTGCTGACGGTGGGCGGCGAGCCGGTCGTCACCGGCGAGCCGCGCCCGCTGCCGGCCGACGACTGGGACGTCGACGCGCTCGAGGCGCCCGCGGCGGACGCGCCGTCCCCGCTGCTCGCTCCGCTCGCGGACGCCGAGCCGCTCGAGGGCACGGCGCCGGTCCTGCTCGGGGTGCGCGACGGCGCGCCCCTGTTCGCGGTCGAGACGGCGATCGCGCCCGTCGAGGGTCGTGCCGTGAGCCTGCGCGAGCTCGCGCCGGTGGTCGGCCAGGCCGACGGCGGGCTGATCGCCTTCGCGGTCGCCATGGGCAACTGGCACCGCCGTCACCGCTTCTGCGCGAACTGCGGCGCGCCGACCGAGCCGCGGGAGGGCGGCTTCGTCCGCGTCTGCCCGGTCTGCCGCGCGCAGCACCATCCGCGCACCGACCCGGTCGTGATCATGCTCGTCATGGACGGCGACCGGGCGCTCCTGGGCCGTCAGGCGGCGTGGCCCGCGGGCCGCTACAGCGCGCTGGCGGGGTTCGTCGAGCCGGGGGAGTCGCTCGAGGAGTCGGTGGCGCGCGAGGTGTGGGAGGAGGCCGGCGTGCGCGTCGACGACGTCAGGTACCACTCGTCGCAGCCGTGGCCGTTTCCGGCGTCGCTCATGCTCGGCTTCACCTGCCGCTACGCGGGCGGTGAGCCGGTTGCGGCCGACGGCGAGCTGCAGGACATCCGCTGGTTCGCGCGTGAGGAGCTGCGGGCGGGCTCGCTCGCGCTGCCGCCGCGGCTGGCGATCGCCCGCACGCTGATCGACCACTGGGTCGGGGAAGGGGACGCACGATGA
- a CDS encoding universal stress protein, which yields MQTIVVAYDASDSARLALERAADLAQAFGARLIATSVSPVLQGASRVGGGVDPADPPERHAEQLQEAQALLSARGVEADAIAAVGHPEEAIVAVAKEQGADLIVVGSHGAGLAARILGQSVSDGVVHRAPCDVYVAHSR from the coding sequence GTGCAGACGATCGTCGTGGCCTATGACGCGAGCGACTCGGCCCGCCTGGCGCTGGAGCGCGCGGCCGATCTCGCGCAGGCGTTCGGCGCGAGGCTGATCGCCACCAGCGTGTCGCCGGTGCTGCAGGGAGCGTCGCGCGTCGGCGGGGGCGTCGACCCGGCCGATCCGCCCGAGCGGCACGCCGAGCAGCTGCAGGAGGCGCAGGCGCTGCTGAGCGCGCGCGGCGTGGAGGCCGACGCCATCGCCGCGGTCGGCCACCCCGAAGAGGCCATCGTCGCGGTGGCCAAGGAGCAGGGCGCCGACCTGATCGTCGTGGGCAGCCACGGCGCCGGGCTGGCCGCGCGGATCCTGGGCCAGAGCGTCAGCGACGGCGTGGTCCATCGCGCGCCGTGCGACGTGTACGTGGCGCACTCGCGGTAG
- the ileS gene encoding isoleucine--tRNA ligase: MPVDPNVSFPMLEERVLARWRERDVFRESVRRRDGSPSYVFYEGPPTANGRPGAHHVLARVFKDIYPRYKTMQGYRVERKGGWDTHGLPVEIAVEQQLGITTKQEIEAYGIAEFNQKCRESVFEFLEDWNRLTERIGFWVDLEHAYRTLDATYIESVWWALRQIFDKDLLYEGHKVVPYCPRCGTALSSHEVALGYKDVEDPSVYVRFPVTEDGGPAQRGDDLLVWTTTPWTLVSNAAVAAHPELTYVRARYPQGVAILAEQLVERVLGEDAQILERFPGAALDGVRYEAPFGYIKAAEYGERGHSVLLADFVTATDGTGLVHTAIAFGEDDFALGQRYGLNVVNPVQLDGRYDERIGRYAGRFVKDADADLVEDLRARGRLVRAELYEHSYPHCWRCGTPLLYYAKPSWYIATSRIRDRLLASNETINWHPEHIKHGRFGNWLENNVDWALSRERYWGTPLPIWRCDEGHLHCVGSFDELEELSGVRLEDPHRPYVDEVGFPCPQCNRRMQRVPEVIDVWFDSGAMPFAQWHAPFENEAVFEERFPADYICEALDQTRGWFYSLVAVSTLLFDRSSFRNVVCLGLITDEHGQKMSKSRGNVVVPWDVLDEFGADAFRWYFFTSKQPWDGYRFSLEAIGEQVRGFLRQLWNTYAFYDRYRPERPSEPTELDHWILSRLSATVTEVTERLDGYDATIGGRAIAAFVDDLSNWYVRRSRRRFWDGDQAAFDTLHTCLLTVAKLLAPFTPFVADELYEGLDGSEPSVHLADWPRPAERDVLLEDAMAIARETVRLGLSARAQAKVKIRQPLREAVVVAAGRERAAIERLADVVADELNVKELRFVGTADELGSYQIKANYRSLGPRFGKHMPRAADAIAALDPGHVAVALREGRTIGISVDGHDHELTGDDLQLAMQPLEGYQLEREGSHAVALDLALDQELRMEGLAREVVRAVQETRKRAGLEVEDRIELTLGGDVELLDAARAFEPYVSGETLARSVVYDGAGTGDTGDAATIEGRELRIAVARV, from the coding sequence ATGCCGGTCGATCCCAACGTCTCGTTTCCGATGCTCGAGGAGCGGGTGCTCGCGCGCTGGCGCGAGCGCGACGTGTTCCGCGAGTCCGTCCGCCGCCGCGACGGCTCGCCGTCGTACGTGTTCTACGAGGGGCCGCCGACCGCCAACGGGCGCCCCGGCGCACACCACGTCCTCGCGCGCGTCTTCAAGGACATCTACCCGCGCTACAAGACGATGCAGGGCTACCGGGTCGAGCGCAAGGGCGGCTGGGACACGCACGGCCTGCCGGTCGAGATCGCCGTCGAGCAGCAGCTCGGCATCACGACCAAGCAGGAGATCGAGGCCTACGGCATCGCCGAGTTCAACCAGAAGTGCCGCGAGTCGGTCTTCGAGTTCCTCGAGGACTGGAACCGGCTGACGGAGCGGATCGGCTTCTGGGTCGACCTCGAGCACGCGTACCGCACGCTCGACGCGACGTACATCGAGTCCGTGTGGTGGGCGCTGCGCCAGATCTTCGACAAGGACCTCCTCTACGAGGGCCACAAGGTCGTCCCGTACTGCCCGCGCTGCGGCACCGCGCTGTCCAGCCACGAGGTCGCGCTCGGCTACAAGGACGTCGAGGACCCCTCCGTCTACGTGCGCTTCCCGGTCACCGAGGACGGCGGGCCGGCGCAGCGCGGCGACGACCTGCTCGTCTGGACGACGACGCCGTGGACGCTCGTCTCCAACGCCGCCGTCGCCGCCCATCCCGAGCTCACGTACGTCCGCGCCCGCTACCCGCAGGGGGTCGCGATCCTGGCCGAGCAGCTCGTCGAGCGCGTGCTCGGCGAGGACGCGCAGATCCTCGAGCGCTTCCCCGGCGCGGCGCTCGACGGCGTGCGCTACGAGGCGCCGTTCGGCTACATCAAGGCGGCCGAGTACGGCGAGCGCGGCCACTCCGTCCTGCTCGCGGACTTCGTCACCGCGACCGACGGCACGGGCCTCGTGCACACCGCGATCGCGTTCGGCGAGGACGACTTCGCGCTCGGCCAGCGCTACGGGCTGAACGTCGTCAACCCCGTCCAGCTCGACGGCAGGTACGACGAGCGCATCGGCCGCTACGCCGGGCGGTTCGTCAAGGACGCCGACGCCGACCTCGTCGAGGATCTGCGCGCCCGCGGCCGGCTCGTGCGCGCCGAGCTCTACGAGCACTCCTACCCGCACTGCTGGCGCTGCGGCACCCCGCTGCTCTACTACGCCAAGCCGTCCTGGTACATCGCCACGTCGCGCATCCGCGACCGGCTGCTGGCGTCCAACGAGACGATCAACTGGCACCCCGAGCACATCAAGCACGGCCGCTTCGGCAACTGGCTGGAGAACAACGTCGACTGGGCGCTGTCGAGAGAGCGCTACTGGGGCACCCCGCTGCCGATCTGGCGCTGCGACGAGGGGCATCTGCACTGCGTCGGGTCCTTCGACGAGCTCGAGGAGCTCTCCGGCGTGCGCCTGGAGGACCCGCACCGCCCGTACGTCGACGAGGTCGGCTTCCCCTGCCCGCAGTGCAACCGGCGCATGCAGCGCGTGCCGGAGGTCATCGACGTGTGGTTCGACTCGGGGGCCATGCCGTTCGCCCAGTGGCACGCGCCGTTCGAGAACGAGGCGGTCTTCGAGGAGCGCTTCCCCGCCGACTACATCTGCGAGGCGCTCGACCAGACCCGCGGGTGGTTCTACTCGCTCGTCGCGGTCTCGACGCTGCTGTTCGACCGCTCGTCGTTTCGCAACGTCGTCTGCCTCGGCCTGATCACCGACGAGCACGGCCAGAAGATGAGCAAGTCGCGCGGCAACGTCGTCGTGCCGTGGGACGTGCTCGACGAGTTCGGCGCCGACGCCTTCCGCTGGTACTTCTTCACGTCCAAGCAACCGTGGGACGGCTACCGCTTCTCGCTGGAGGCGATCGGCGAGCAGGTGCGCGGCTTCCTGCGCCAGCTGTGGAACACGTACGCGTTCTACGACCGCTACCGGCCCGAGCGGCCGAGCGAGCCGACCGAGCTCGACCACTGGATCCTGTCGCGCCTCAGCGCCACCGTGACCGAGGTGACCGAGCGCCTCGACGGCTACGACGCCACGATCGGCGGCCGCGCCATCGCGGCGTTCGTCGACGACCTCTCCAACTGGTACGTGCGGCGCTCGCGCCGGCGCTTCTGGGACGGGGACCAGGCGGCGTTCGACACCCTGCACACGTGCCTGCTGACGGTGGCGAAGCTCCTGGCCCCGTTCACCCCGTTCGTCGCCGACGAGCTCTACGAGGGGCTGGACGGCAGCGAGCCGTCCGTGCACCTCGCCGACTGGCCGCGGCCGGCCGAGCGCGACGTCCTGCTCGAGGACGCCATGGCGATCGCGCGCGAGACCGTGCGGCTCGGGCTGTCGGCCCGCGCCCAGGCGAAGGTCAAGATCCGCCAGCCGCTGCGCGAGGCGGTCGTCGTCGCCGCGGGCCGCGAGCGCGCGGCGATCGAGCGCCTCGCCGACGTCGTGGCCGACGAGCTCAACGTCAAGGAGCTGCGGTTCGTCGGCACCGCCGACGAGCTCGGCTCCTACCAGATCAAGGCCAACTACCGGTCGCTCGGCCCGCGGTTCGGCAAGCACATGCCCCGTGCCGCGGACGCCATCGCCGCGCTCGACCCCGGCCACGTGGCGGTGGCGCTGCGCGAGGGCCGCACGATCGGCATCTCCGTCGACGGCCACGACCACGAGCTGACCGGCGACGACCTCCAGCTCGCGATGCAGCCCCTCGAGGGCTACCAGCTCGAGCGCGAGGGCTCGCACGCGGTGGCGCTCGACCTCGCCCTCGACCAGGAGCTGCGCATGGAGGGCCTGGCGCGCGAGGTGGTGCGCGCGGTGCAGGAGACGCGCAAGCGCGCGGGCCTCGAGGTTGAGGACCGCATCGAGCTGACGCTCGGCGGCGACGTCGAGCTGCTGGACGCGGCGCGAGCGTTCGAGCCGTATGTGAGCGGCGAGACGCTCGCCCGCTCCGTCGTGTACGACGGTGCGGGCACGGGGGACACGGGGGACGCGGCGACCATCGAGGGTCGCGAGCTGCGCATCGCCGTCGCGCGGGTTTGA
- a CDS encoding helix-turn-helix domain-containing protein codes for MPMPNVLQARDRPWEDLPPSLAAYLRPALPDLSEAITLAIAESIPEYKRPIEGAFGRALREGVAEALERFVRLIENPSHRIEDSRVYRALGRGEMRAGRSLDSLQAAYRLGARLAWRHLAVAAAAAELPAEALPMLAEAIFAYIDELAAQSVEGYAEAQSAAAGEHSRRRTRLLELLLDPDGADRELVETAAARASWAPPRALAAVALTRPGDADTLARRLGAGVLPGSVGGEPCLLVPDPTGPGRAERLDAVLAGRRAAIGPAVEPLAASDSLRPARRLLALRGAHAAGPLRVDDHLADLALDAAREPLAELAARRLAPLDAAAPAARARLAETLLAWLELQGSAPAVARQLHVHPQTVRYRLAQLREALGDALEDPQARFELLLVLRAERLHAS; via the coding sequence ATGCCAATGCCGAACGTGCTGCAGGCTCGCGACCGGCCCTGGGAGGACCTCCCGCCCTCCCTCGCGGCGTACCTGCGCCCCGCGCTGCCGGATCTGAGCGAGGCGATCACGCTCGCGATCGCGGAGTCGATCCCGGAGTACAAGCGGCCCATCGAGGGCGCGTTCGGGCGGGCGCTGCGCGAGGGGGTCGCGGAGGCGCTCGAGCGCTTCGTCCGCCTCATCGAGAACCCCTCGCACCGCATCGAGGACTCGCGCGTCTACCGCGCCCTGGGCCGCGGGGAGATGCGCGCGGGCCGGAGCCTCGACTCGCTGCAGGCCGCCTACCGCCTCGGCGCACGCCTCGCCTGGCGCCATCTCGCGGTGGCCGCGGCGGCGGCCGAGCTGCCGGCGGAGGCGCTGCCCATGCTCGCCGAGGCGATCTTCGCCTACATCGACGAGCTCGCCGCGCAGTCGGTCGAGGGCTACGCCGAGGCGCAGTCCGCCGCGGCCGGCGAGCACAGCCGCCGCCGCACCCGGCTGCTGGAGCTCCTGCTCGACCCCGACGGCGCCGACCGCGAGCTCGTCGAGACGGCCGCCGCCCGCGCGTCGTGGGCGCCGCCCCGGGCTCTCGCGGCGGTCGCGCTGACCCGTCCGGGCGACGCCGACACGCTCGCGCGGCGCCTCGGCGCCGGCGTGCTTCCCGGCAGCGTCGGCGGCGAGCCGTGCCTGCTCGTCCCCGACCCCACCGGCCCCGGCCGGGCGGAGCGCCTCGACGCGGTGCTCGCGGGACGGCGGGCGGCCATCGGCCCCGCGGTGGAGCCCCTGGCCGCGTCGGACTCCCTGCGGCCGGCCCGGCGCCTGCTCGCCCTGCGCGGCGCCCACGCGGCCGGCCCGCTGCGCGTCGACGACCACCTCGCCGACCTCGCGCTCGACGCCGCCCGCGAGCCGCTGGCCGAGCTCGCCGCCCGCCGCCTCGCTCCGCTCGACGCCGCCGCGCCGGCGGCGCGCGCCCGGCTCGCCGAGACCCTGCTGGCCTGGCTCGAGCTGCAGGGCAGCGCGCCCGCCGTCGCCAGGCAGCTGCACGTGCATCCGCAGACCGTCCGCTATCGCCTCGCCCAGCTGCGCGAGGCACTCGGCGACGCGCTCGAGGATCCCCAGGCGCGCTTCGAGCTGCTGCTCGTCCTGCGGGCCGAGCGCCTGCACGCCTCCTAG
- the trhA gene encoding PAQR family membrane homeostasis protein TrhA — protein sequence MSILPDVSARPSWRGRTHAWAFVAAVIGGAALVAAAPDGRARLALGIYAATVAGLFGVSAVYHRVPWRSAAARAWMRRADHAMIFLLIAGTYTPFALLVLKGPTADAILIAIWAGAAAGIVLKLIWIHAPKWLGASAYVALGWIALAAVPELVEHAGVTATAVLGVGGLLYTIGAVVYAVRRPDPIPSVFGYHEVFHALVIAAAALQFAVVAALTL from the coding sequence GTGTCGATCCTGCCCGACGTCTCCGCCCGGCCCTCGTGGCGCGGGCGCACCCACGCGTGGGCGTTCGTCGCGGCGGTGATCGGCGGCGCGGCGCTCGTCGCGGCGGCGCCCGACGGCCGGGCCCGTCTGGCGCTCGGCATCTATGCCGCAACCGTGGCCGGGCTGTTCGGCGTGAGCGCGGTCTACCACCGCGTGCCGTGGCGGTCGGCGGCGGCGCGGGCGTGGATGCGGCGCGCCGACCACGCCATGATCTTCCTGCTGATCGCCGGCACGTACACGCCGTTCGCGCTGCTCGTGCTGAAGGGGCCGACCGCCGACGCGATCCTCATCGCGATCTGGGCCGGGGCCGCGGCCGGCATCGTGCTCAAGCTGATCTGGATCCATGCGCCGAAGTGGCTCGGCGCGAGCGCGTACGTCGCGCTCGGGTGGATCGCGCTCGCCGCGGTGCCCGAGCTCGTCGAGCACGCGGGCGTGACCGCCACGGCCGTGCTCGGCGTCGGCGGCCTGCTCTACACGATCGGCGCGGTGGTGTACGCGGTGCGGCGCCCGGACCCGATCCCGTCGGTGTTCGGCTATCACGAGGTCTTCCACGCGCTGGTGATCGCCGCGGCGGCGCTGCAGTTCGCGGTGGTCGCCGCGCTCACGCTGTAG
- a CDS encoding molybdopterin-containing oxidoreductase family protein, whose protein sequence is MSAIEVLRTTCPRDCYDACGIEVLRRDGQIRVRGDREHPVSRGKLCRKCTAAYNGVLLDPDARLTEPLRRSGPKGAGAFTPVSWDEALGAIAERLHAVAAAQGPQAILNAHYTGTLSLLAYAFPLRFFARLGATEVDPDTVCNNAGHVALRYVYGDSVDGFDPRTARDSECILVWGANPAVSAPHQHEHWLPESGATLIVVDPIRTETARAAHIHLQPFPGTDAALAFALLHVAHRDGLVDEAYLAAHAVGWDELLPHVQAATPDWAAALTGIDVAAIERAARVYAAGPSLLWIGQGLQRQPLGGNVVRAVAALPPATGNLGRPGTGFLYLNGAASRRIDEDWLASGAGPAGDRPAPPPPVSHMDLAEVLADPARAGALVAWNINIAASNPQQAQLRTALSRDDLFTVAIDLFATDTTDLADVVLPAAGFLEFDDIVASYFHRSLSAQQRVVDPPGQALPNTEIFRRLAAAMGFDDPALREPDDVVIATLLERAGHGVDFAQLCEAGTIWPNDEPEVQFAGAAFPTASGRIELASAAAQADGLPRTPLPIVDARPAGDALRLLTPASEWTLNDSYANDIKVARQMGPPTISLHPDEAAARGLAAGALVTVTGPAGALPLTLATDDGVPRGVAYAPKGRWPKREASGANVNVLNAGEKADMGQSTAVHGTLITIAPV, encoded by the coding sequence ATGAGCGCCATCGAGGTCCTGCGCACCACCTGTCCGCGCGACTGCTACGACGCTTGCGGCATCGAGGTGCTGCGCCGCGACGGGCAGATCCGCGTCCGCGGCGACCGCGAGCATCCGGTCAGCCGCGGGAAGCTGTGCCGCAAGTGCACCGCGGCCTACAACGGCGTCCTCCTCGACCCCGACGCGCGGCTCACCGAGCCGCTGCGCCGCAGCGGGCCCAAGGGCGCCGGCGCCTTCACGCCCGTGTCGTGGGACGAGGCGCTGGGCGCGATCGCCGAGCGCCTGCACGCGGTCGCGGCGGCGCAGGGCCCGCAGGCGATCCTCAACGCCCACTACACCGGCACGCTGTCGCTGCTGGCCTACGCGTTCCCGCTGCGCTTCTTCGCCCGGCTCGGCGCGACGGAGGTCGACCCGGACACGGTCTGCAACAACGCCGGCCACGTCGCGCTGCGGTACGTCTATGGCGACTCGGTCGACGGCTTCGATCCGCGCACCGCGCGCGACAGCGAGTGCATCCTCGTCTGGGGGGCGAACCCGGCGGTGTCGGCGCCCCACCAGCACGAGCACTGGCTGCCCGAGAGCGGCGCGACCCTGATCGTCGTCGACCCGATCCGCACCGAGACCGCCCGCGCCGCCCACATCCACCTCCAGCCCTTCCCCGGCACGGATGCCGCGCTCGCCTTCGCGCTGCTGCACGTCGCCCACCGCGACGGGCTCGTCGACGAGGCCTACCTCGCCGCCCACGCCGTCGGCTGGGACGAGCTGCTGCCGCACGTGCAGGCCGCGACGCCGGATTGGGCCGCCGCGCTCACCGGCATTGACGTCGCGGCGATCGAGCGTGCCGCCCGCGTATATGCGGCGGGCCCGTCGCTGCTGTGGATCGGTCAGGGGCTCCAGCGCCAGCCGCTCGGCGGCAACGTCGTGCGCGCCGTGGCCGCGCTGCCGCCCGCGACCGGCAACCTCGGCCGGCCCGGCACCGGCTTCCTCTATCTCAACGGCGCGGCGAGCCGCCGGATCGACGAGGACTGGCTCGCGAGCGGCGCGGGGCCGGCCGGCGATCGGCCCGCGCCGCCGCCGCCCGTCAGCCACATGGACCTCGCCGAGGTCCTCGCCGACCCGGCGCGGGCCGGCGCACTCGTCGCCTGGAACATCAACATCGCGGCCTCCAACCCCCAGCAGGCGCAGCTGCGCACGGCCCTGAGCCGCGACGACCTCTTCACCGTGGCGATCGACCTCTTCGCGACGGACACGACCGACCTCGCCGACGTCGTCCTGCCCGCGGCGGGCTTCCTCGAGTTCGACGACATCGTCGCCTCCTACTTCCACCGCAGCCTCTCCGCGCAGCAGCGCGTCGTCGACCCGCCCGGCCAGGCGCTGCCGAACACCGAGATCTTCCGCCGCCTGGCCGCCGCGATGGGCTTCGACGACCCGGCCCTGCGCGAGCCCGACGACGTCGTCATCGCCACCCTGCTCGAGCGCGCCGGCCACGGCGTCGACTTCGCGCAGCTGTGCGAGGCGGGCACGATCTGGCCCAACGACGAGCCGGAGGTCCAGTTCGCCGGTGCGGCGTTCCCCACGGCGAGCGGGCGCATCGAGCTCGCCTCGGCCGCGGCGCAGGCCGACGGGCTGCCCCGCACCCCGCTGCCGATCGTCGACGCCCGCCCTGCCGGCGACGCGCTGCGCCTGCTCACGCCCGCCTCGGAGTGGACGCTGAACGACAGCTATGCCAACGACATCAAGGTCGCCCGCCAGATGGGGCCGCCGACGATCTCGCTGCACCCCGACGAGGCGGCCGCGCGCGGGCTCGCCGCGGGTGCGCTCGTCACGGTCACCGGCCCGGCCGGCGCGCTCCCGCTGACTCTCGCGACCGACGACGGCGTTCCGCGCGGCGTCGCCTACGCGCCCAAGGGCCGCTGGCCCAAGCGCGAAGCCTCCGGCGCGAACGTCAACGTCCTCAACGCCGGCGAGAAGGCCGACATGGGTCAGAGCACCGCCGTTCACGGGACGCTCATCACCATCGCTCCGGTCTGA